The Streptomyces nitrosporeus genome includes a window with the following:
- a CDS encoding PP2C family protein-serine/threonine phosphatase codes for MNRRRTPRSASAEDLLSTLQHLTARARQEVGPHQARVELAQALQRKMLPATLPSLPGIRTAARYAPARDGLDIGGDWYDVFLLPDGALGLAIGDVQGHDVEAAAFMGQVRIAMRAVAGTAADPGEVMARTNDLVLSMDSSLFATSSFFRLDPATRELSSARAGHVAGVWATADGRSGVTTDAGGLPLGIDAGQDYPVTRRTLDTEGALVLLTDGVIEGPSMPIGDGLEEVRRLVSAHVGASAEELADTVLRAAALTGHEDDAAVLVLCHDRPPGPGAP; via the coding sequence ATGAACCGGCGTCGGACACCCCGGTCGGCGAGCGCCGAGGATCTGCTCAGCACCTTGCAGCACCTGACGGCCCGCGCCCGGCAGGAGGTGGGTCCCCATCAGGCCCGCGTCGAGCTCGCCCAGGCCCTCCAGCGCAAGATGCTGCCGGCCACGCTGCCCTCCCTCCCCGGCATCCGGACAGCCGCCCGGTACGCGCCCGCGCGGGACGGGCTGGACATCGGGGGCGACTGGTACGACGTCTTCCTGCTGCCGGACGGGGCGCTCGGCCTGGCCATCGGTGACGTCCAGGGGCATGACGTGGAGGCCGCCGCGTTCATGGGGCAGGTCAGGATCGCGATGCGCGCCGTCGCCGGCACGGCTGCGGATCCGGGCGAGGTGATGGCCCGCACCAACGATCTGGTCCTCTCGATGGACTCCAGTCTCTTCGCCACCTCCTCGTTCTTCCGGCTCGATCCGGCGACCCGCGAGCTGTCCAGTGCGCGCGCCGGCCATGTCGCCGGCGTCTGGGCGACCGCCGACGGGCGGTCCGGGGTCACCACGGACGCCGGCGGGCTGCCCCTGGGCATCGACGCCGGACAGGACTATCCGGTCACCCGGCGGACCCTGGACACCGAAGGCGCTCTGGTACTGCTCACCGACGGGGTGATCGAAGGGCCCTCGATGCCGATCGGTGACGGGCTGGAGGAGGTACGGCGCCTGGTGAGCGCGCATGTCGGCGCCTCCGCCGAGGAACTGGCCGACACCGTGCTGCGGGCGGCGGCGCTGACCGGCCACGAGGACGACGCGGCGGTCCTCGTCCTGTGCCACGACAGGCCCCCGGGGCCCGGCGCCCCCTGA
- a CDS encoding MarR family winged helix-turn-helix transcriptional regulator has product MTSPPPRSPDPAELPDTELLRLDHQVCFSLQAASRAFGGVYRQALKELGLTYPQYLAMMVLWEEGPLPVKTIGERLHLDSGTLSPLLKRLEAAGLVRRERSSEDERSVDVHLTDSGVRLRERALPVPRTILRATGLSVQEVLSLQETLGRLTASLGRAG; this is encoded by the coding sequence ATGACGTCACCGCCACCCCGCTCCCCCGACCCCGCGGAACTGCCCGACACCGAGCTCCTGCGGCTGGACCACCAGGTCTGCTTCTCGTTGCAGGCCGCGTCCCGGGCCTTCGGCGGCGTCTACCGGCAGGCGCTCAAGGAGCTCGGTCTCACCTACCCGCAGTACCTCGCGATGATGGTCCTCTGGGAGGAGGGCCCTTTGCCGGTGAAGACGATCGGCGAGCGTCTTCACCTGGATTCGGGGACGCTGTCCCCCCTGCTCAAGCGGCTCGAAGCGGCGGGACTCGTCCGGCGCGAACGCAGCAGTGAGGACGAACGGTCGGTCGACGTCCACCTCACGGACTCAGGGGTCCGTCTGCGGGAGCGGGCCCTGCCGGTACCCCGTACGATCCTGCGAGCCACCGGTCTGTCGGTCCAGGAGGTCCTCTCCCTGCAGGAGACCCTGGGCCGCCTCACCGCCTCCCTGGGCCGGGCGGGCTGA
- a CDS encoding organic hydroperoxide resistance protein: protein MDALYTAAATANGREGRAVSSDGRLDLTLALPPALGGDGEGTNPEQLFAAGYAACFASAMSAVGREMKLDTKDVAVTAEVSIGKDGDGFGLAVVMRVELPEALEGGTGRKLVEATHAYCPYSKATRGNIDVELVIE, encoded by the coding sequence ATGGACGCGCTGTACACCGCTGCCGCCACCGCGAACGGCCGTGAGGGCCGGGCGGTGAGCTCGGACGGCCGGCTCGACCTGACGCTCGCCCTGCCGCCCGCCCTCGGGGGCGACGGGGAGGGGACCAACCCCGAACAGCTCTTCGCCGCCGGGTACGCGGCCTGCTTCGCCAGCGCGATGAGCGCGGTCGGCCGGGAGATGAAGCTCGACACCAAGGACGTCGCCGTGACGGCCGAGGTGTCCATCGGCAAGGACGGCGACGGCTTCGGCCTGGCGGTCGTCATGCGCGTCGAGCTGCCGGAGGCGCTCGAGGGCGGGACGGGCCGCAAGCTGGTCGAGGCGACCCACGCCTACTGCCCCTACTCCAAGGCCACCCGCGGCAACATCGACGTGGAACTCGTGATCGAGTAA
- a CDS encoding DUF397 domain-containing protein, with protein MQRIDNGVPAGSLSGVEWVKSHHSNPSGNCVEMALLPGGDVAVRNSRDPEGPALVYTQAEVRAFLAGVRDGDFDPMIG; from the coding sequence ATGCAGCGCATCGACAACGGTGTCCCGGCCGGTTCCCTGTCCGGGGTCGAGTGGGTCAAGAGCCACCACAGCAACCCGAGCGGGAACTGCGTGGAAATGGCCCTGCTCCCCGGCGGCGACGTCGCCGTACGCAACTCCAGGGACCCCGAGGGGCCCGCCCTGGTGTACACGCAGGCGGAGGTGCGCGCCTTCCTCGCCGGCGTGAGGGACGGGGACTTCGACCCGATGATCGGCTGA
- a CDS encoding helix-turn-helix domain-containing protein, giving the protein MPGIEPLQPSRKPTLAPAAGASPTVLRLILGAQLRRMRAEAGITPDVAAACIRCSTAKISRMETGHSPCKERDAADLLTLYGVTDPARTAEFLDLVNKAGERGWWRSYADVLPDWFEPLVGLEEAAASIRTYESHYIPGLLQTFDYAYAVVRSGHAIEPEEVTRRRVELRLKRQDLLYRSDPPKLWVLLDEAVLMRPTGGRQVMREQLSHLLDMTELPHVIVQVAPFEVTAHTSPGSGITYLRFAMAQLPDVAYLEHLTNATSVTKRESTDEYRWILDSLSAQSPSPVESRRLLRQALERYG; this is encoded by the coding sequence TTGCCCGGCATCGAACCGCTGCAGCCGTCGCGGAAACCGACGCTCGCCCCGGCCGCCGGGGCGAGCCCCACCGTCCTCAGGCTCATCCTGGGTGCGCAGCTCCGCAGGATGAGGGCCGAAGCGGGCATCACCCCCGATGTCGCGGCCGCCTGCATCCGCTGCTCCACGGCGAAGATCAGCCGGATGGAGACAGGGCACTCACCGTGCAAGGAACGCGACGCGGCCGACCTGCTCACGCTCTACGGAGTCACCGACCCGGCACGCACGGCCGAGTTCCTCGACCTGGTCAACAAGGCGGGGGAGCGCGGCTGGTGGCGTTCGTACGCCGACGTCCTGCCCGACTGGTTCGAACCCCTCGTGGGCCTGGAAGAGGCCGCCGCGTCCATCCGTACCTACGAGAGCCACTACATCCCCGGACTCCTGCAGACCTTCGACTACGCCTACGCGGTCGTCCGGTCGGGGCACGCGATCGAGCCGGAGGAGGTCACCCGGCGGCGCGTCGAACTCCGCCTCAAACGACAGGACCTGCTGTACCGCAGCGATCCGCCCAAGCTCTGGGTACTGCTGGACGAGGCGGTACTGATGAGGCCGACGGGCGGGCGCCAGGTGATGCGCGAGCAGCTCAGCCACCTGCTGGACATGACCGAACTGCCCCATGTGATCGTGCAGGTCGCGCCTTTCGAGGTCACGGCCCACACCTCACCGGGCAGCGGCATCACTTATCTGAGGTTCGCGATGGCCCAGCTGCCCGACGTCGCCTACCTCGAGCACCTGACCAACGCCACCTCCGTGACCAAGCGGGAGAGCACCGACGAGTACCGCTGGATCCTGGACTCCCTCAGCGCCCAGTCCCCGAGCCCCGTCGAGAGCAGGCGGCTGCTGCGCCAGGCGCTGGAACGCTACGGCTGA
- a CDS encoding SAM-dependent methyltransferase, which produces MSHGEASIPSVIDVNVPSVARMYDYYLGGKDNYPADRIACEHLLERVPSTKVLAVNNRHFLRRVVHRLASEYGIRQFIDHGSGLPTQDNVHQVAQLVDPGARVVYIDNDPIVLAHGKAILEENDRTAVIQADMRDTDGILGHPEVVRLIDFDEPVAALFVSVLHCIPDEDDPAGLVRRVARRLAPGSFLVVCQLVSEDAATRDFVTDFMAESTGGQWGRVRRPEDVGVFLEGLEVLEPGLVEVSTWRPDSDLAPRQETQEWIEYGGVGRKR; this is translated from the coding sequence ATGAGCCACGGGGAAGCCTCCATTCCGAGCGTCATCGACGTGAACGTGCCGAGCGTCGCGCGCATGTACGACTACTACCTGGGTGGCAAGGACAACTATCCGGCCGACCGGATCGCCTGTGAGCATCTGCTGGAACGTGTGCCGAGTACCAAGGTCCTGGCGGTGAACAACCGTCATTTCCTCCGCCGTGTGGTGCACCGTCTCGCGTCCGAGTACGGGATCCGCCAGTTCATCGACCACGGTTCCGGGCTGCCCACGCAGGACAACGTCCACCAGGTCGCCCAACTCGTCGACCCGGGTGCGAGGGTGGTGTACATCGACAACGACCCCATCGTGCTGGCCCACGGCAAGGCGATCCTCGAGGAGAACGACCGTACGGCGGTCATCCAGGCCGATATGCGCGACACGGACGGGATCCTCGGTCACCCCGAGGTGGTCCGCCTGATCGATTTCGACGAGCCGGTGGCGGCGCTCTTCGTGTCCGTGCTGCACTGCATCCCCGACGAGGACGACCCTGCCGGGCTGGTGCGCCGGGTGGCCCGGCGGCTGGCGCCCGGCAGCTTCCTGGTGGTGTGCCAGCTGGTGAGCGAGGACGCGGCCACCCGGGACTTCGTCACCGACTTCATGGCGGAGTCGACCGGCGGCCAGTGGGGGCGGGTACGCCGGCCCGAGGACGTGGGCGTCTTCCTGGAAGGGCTGGAGGTGCTGGAGCCGGGCCTGGTGGAGGTGTCCACCTGGCGGCCGGACTCGGACCTGGCGCCCCGGCAGGAGACCCAGGAGTGGATCGAGTACGGCGGCGTCGGACGCAAGCGGTGA
- the hemC gene encoding hydroxymethylbilane synthase, producing MSVPELIRIVSRDSPMALAQVERVRSELAARYPALGTEVVPVRTTGDKWMGDLSQVEGKGAFTKEVDAALLAGEADLAVHCVKDIPADRPLPAGTTFAAFLERDDIRDALVHPDGLTLDELPAGTRIGTSSVRRVAQLAASHPELRCIPFRGNANRRLARLAGGEADALLLAVSGLRRIGRADAISDVLSTDVMCPPIGAGVLALQCREDDETTIDAVAALNHSDTYREITAERMFLHVLQGHCNSPIAGYATAHRNGDLSLRACVFTPDGKTVLNAHEWAGPLDPATLGTSVAVTLLRQGARELIDGIAH from the coding sequence ATGTCCGTCCCTGAGCTGATCCGTATCGTCTCCCGCGACTCGCCCATGGCCCTGGCGCAGGTGGAGCGCGTCCGGTCCGAACTGGCGGCCCGGTACCCGGCCCTCGGCACCGAAGTGGTCCCCGTCAGGACCACCGGTGACAAGTGGATGGGCGACCTCTCACAGGTCGAAGGCAAAGGAGCCTTCACCAAGGAGGTGGACGCCGCGCTCCTCGCCGGCGAGGCGGACCTGGCGGTGCACTGCGTCAAGGACATCCCCGCCGACCGCCCGCTGCCGGCCGGGACGACGTTCGCCGCCTTCCTGGAACGTGACGACATCCGCGACGCCCTCGTCCACCCGGACGGGCTCACCCTGGACGAACTCCCCGCAGGCACCCGGATCGGTACCTCCTCCGTCCGCCGCGTCGCCCAACTCGCCGCCTCACACCCGGAACTGCGCTGCATCCCGTTCCGGGGCAACGCCAACCGGCGTCTCGCCCGGCTGGCCGGGGGCGAGGCGGACGCCCTGCTGCTGGCCGTGTCGGGCCTCAGGCGCATCGGCCGGGCCGACGCCATCAGCGACGTCCTGTCCACCGACGTGATGTGCCCGCCGATCGGCGCCGGTGTCCTCGCCCTGCAGTGCCGCGAGGACGACGAGACCACGATCGACGCCGTCGCCGCCCTCAACCACTCGGACACCTACCGGGAGATCACGGCGGAGCGCATGTTCCTCCACGTGCTCCAGGGTCACTGCAACTCCCCGATCGCCGGATACGCCACGGCCCACCGCAACGGTGACCTCTCGTTGCGCGCCTGTGTGTTCACCCCCGACGGCAAGACGGTCCTCAACGCACACGAGTGGGCGGGACCGCTGGATCCCGCGACTCTCGGCACCTCGGTGGCCGTGACCCTGCTCCGGCAGGGCGCGCGCGAACTCATCGACGGCATCGCCCACTGA
- a CDS encoding YihY/virulence factor BrkB family protein: MPNEQSSHRSGPPSGNGGEPGPDPQVERDVPDSPTQVGRRSWMAVLKRTAKEFQRDELTDRAAALTYYGVLALFPALLVLISLLGIAGESATQSVLDNIKKLAPGSARDVLTGAVTQLQGSAGLGSALAVVGLLAALWSASGYIAAFIRASNVVYDMPEGRPVWKVLPVRVGLTFALMVLACVSALIVVFTGGLARQIGSALGVGDTALTVWSIAKWPVLVVLVTFMLALLYWAAPNAKGRGFTFVSLGSLLALFIWMVASAGFALYVAHFGSYNKTYGTLAGVIIFLVWLWITNLAILLGLEFDAETERERAIIAGHPRREEPYVEPRDTSKWTDEDRRALGDTGPEDPRDG, encoded by the coding sequence ATGCCGAACGAACAGAGCAGCCACCGAAGCGGTCCGCCGAGCGGGAACGGCGGGGAACCAGGACCCGACCCCCAGGTGGAGCGCGACGTCCCCGACTCACCGACCCAGGTGGGCAGGCGCTCCTGGATGGCCGTCCTGAAACGCACCGCCAAGGAGTTCCAGCGGGACGAACTGACCGACCGCGCGGCCGCCCTGACCTACTACGGCGTCCTCGCGCTGTTCCCCGCCCTGCTCGTGCTGATCTCCCTGCTCGGTATCGCCGGGGAGTCGGCGACCCAGTCCGTCCTGGACAACATCAAGAAACTCGCCCCGGGTTCCGCCCGCGACGTACTCACCGGCGCGGTGACCCAGCTCCAGGGAAGCGCCGGTCTCGGCTCCGCCCTCGCGGTCGTCGGCCTGCTGGCCGCCCTGTGGTCGGCCTCCGGGTACATCGCGGCGTTCATCCGCGCCTCCAACGTCGTCTACGACATGCCCGAGGGGCGCCCGGTGTGGAAGGTACTGCCGGTGCGCGTCGGTCTGACCTTCGCCCTGATGGTCCTGGCCTGCGTCAGTGCGCTGATCGTCGTGTTCACCGGCGGACTGGCCCGCCAGATCGGGTCCGCGCTCGGAGTGGGTGACACCGCGCTGACCGTATGGTCGATCGCGAAATGGCCGGTACTGGTCGTCCTGGTGACCTTCATGCTGGCTCTGTTGTACTGGGCGGCTCCCAACGCCAAGGGCCGCGGCTTCACCTTCGTCTCGCTCGGAAGCCTGCTGGCCCTGTTCATCTGGATGGTCGCCTCGGCCGGATTCGCCCTCTACGTGGCGCACTTCGGGTCGTACAACAAGACCTACGGCACGCTGGCCGGTGTCATCATCTTCCTCGTCTGGCTGTGGATCACCAATCTCGCGATCCTGCTGGGGCTGGAGTTCGACGCGGAGACGGAGCGGGAGCGGGCCATCATCGCAGGCCATCCGCGCCGGGAGGAGCCTTACGTCGAACCGCGGGACACCAGCAAGTGGACCGACGAGGACCGGCGGGCCCTGGGCGACACGGGACCCGAGGACCCCCGGGACGGCTGA
- a CDS encoding ABC transporter ATP-binding protein, whose amino-acid sequence MRSAEESPGNPRRGHTLSAAGVTVAYDGTDVVHDAGLTLRPGRVTALVGPNGSGKSTLLRTLARLQRARTATLTIDTDTDGLALTAREFAGRVALLTQSRPTPGGLTVRDVVEFGRYPYRGRWGRQDPGGRAAVDRALAMTGVEDLADRGAEHLSGGQLQRVWLAGCLAQETGVLLLDEPTTYLDLRYQVELLDLIRDLTDDHGIAVGVVLHDLDQAAAVADRIVLLHAGRVIADGTPQEVLTPERLTDTYGIRIDVDTDPLTGRLRTRAVGRHHTRSERLSTTP is encoded by the coding sequence GTGAGATCTGCTGAAGAGAGTCCCGGCAATCCGAGGCGCGGCCACACCCTGTCGGCCGCGGGCGTGACCGTCGCGTACGACGGAACGGACGTCGTGCACGACGCCGGCCTGACGCTGCGCCCCGGCCGGGTCACCGCGCTCGTCGGGCCCAACGGCAGCGGCAAATCGACCCTCCTGCGCACCCTGGCCCGACTGCAGCGGGCCAGGACGGCCACGCTCACCATCGACACCGACACCGACGGCCTGGCCCTGACCGCCCGTGAGTTCGCCGGCCGGGTGGCGCTGCTGACCCAGAGCCGCCCCACCCCCGGCGGGCTGACCGTACGGGACGTCGTGGAGTTCGGCCGCTACCCCTACCGCGGGCGCTGGGGCAGGCAGGACCCCGGCGGCCGGGCCGCCGTCGACCGCGCCCTGGCGATGACGGGTGTCGAGGACCTCGCCGACCGGGGCGCCGAGCACCTCTCCGGCGGGCAGCTCCAGCGCGTGTGGCTGGCGGGCTGCCTCGCACAGGAGACCGGCGTCCTCCTCCTCGACGAGCCGACGACCTACCTCGACCTCCGGTACCAGGTCGAACTCCTCGACCTCATCCGCGACCTGACGGACGACCACGGCATCGCCGTCGGCGTCGTCCTGCACGACCTCGACCAGGCGGCGGCCGTCGCCGACCGGATCGTCCTGCTCCACGCGGGACGTGTCATCGCCGACGGCACGCCGCAGGAGGTCCTCACCCCCGAACGCCTCACCGACACGTACGGCATCCGCATCGACGTCGATACGGACCCCCTCACCGGCCGGCTGCGCACCCGCGCCGTGGGCCGGCACCACACCCGGAGCGAAAGGCTCAGCACCACCCCATGA